One Verrucomicrobiota bacterium DNA segment encodes these proteins:
- a CDS encoding sulfatase, with protein MNHNKKLLLFFLGTILCHNVLAQNNSENKRPNILLIIVDDLGWADLGCFGADLHETPNIDAFAATGQKFTNAYAAASICSPTRASLLSGKSPARLNMTIWREAAINSQFNKKLIPPDVSSNLPLDEVTIAEALKAEGYVTAHLGKWHVGDGEHFPETQGFDINVGATVWGSPPTFFYPYRGEIYNSLRFVPDLERDKNGTYNLDREGEYLGDRLTDEAISIMERFKNESFFINLAYYTVHTPIEAKADIVKYYEKKLRSGMSHQNAIFAAMVHSLDENIGRLMKKLEELDLADNTAVVFTSDNGGFINEWEGKSVTSNFPLRSGKGALYEGGIRIPTIIRWPGMTTPNTTSDYPITTQDFYPTLLEMVNLEGDPGQVAAFDGISLVPVLKDPQADFKQRELYWHYPHYYQTTTPVSAIRQGDWKLLEFLEDNHVELYNLKENIGETINLAKSNPKKTKELLQLLTAWRENVNAPMPRPNPEYPKNRK; from the coding sequence ATGAATCATAATAAAAAGCTGCTCCTATTCTTTTTAGGAACTATTTTATGCCATAATGTATTGGCTCAAAATAATTCTGAAAACAAGCGTCCAAATATTCTCCTGATAATCGTTGACGACCTGGGTTGGGCGGATCTGGGCTGTTTTGGTGCCGACTTGCACGAAACCCCCAATATTGATGCTTTCGCTGCCACAGGTCAAAAATTCACCAATGCTTATGCTGCCGCATCTATCTGCTCACCGACACGGGCATCCCTGCTTTCCGGCAAATCTCCTGCGAGACTCAATATGACCATCTGGCGGGAAGCCGCCATTAATTCCCAATTTAATAAAAAATTGATTCCTCCGGATGTATCTTCAAATCTGCCATTGGACGAAGTAACGATTGCGGAGGCATTGAAAGCGGAAGGCTACGTGACAGCCCACCTTGGTAAATGGCATGTCGGGGACGGAGAGCATTTCCCCGAAACGCAGGGCTTTGATATTAATGTGGGCGCAACGGTCTGGGGTTCTCCTCCCACTTTTTTTTACCCGTACCGGGGCGAAATTTATAATTCCCTGAGATTTGTTCCTGATCTTGAAAGAGATAAAAACGGAACGTACAATCTTGACAGAGAGGGGGAATATTTGGGCGACCGCCTGACAGATGAAGCCATCTCTATCATGGAAAGATTCAAAAACGAATCCTTTTTTATCAATCTGGCCTACTATACCGTGCATACCCCCATCGAAGCCAAAGCGGATATTGTAAAATATTATGAGAAAAAATTAAGGTCGGGAATGTCGCACCAAAACGCCATTTTTGCAGCTATGGTCCATAGTCTGGATGAAAATATAGGAAGGCTGATGAAGAAACTGGAGGAACTGGACCTGGCAGACAATACGGCAGTCGTATTTACTTCGGATAACGGCGGCTTTATCAATGAATGGGAGGGGAAGTCTGTCACAAGCAATTTTCCGCTTCGCTCCGGAAAAGGAGCTTTATATGAAGGAGGAATTCGCATACCGACTATCATCCGTTGGCCAGGCATGACTACTCCCAACACAACATCTGATTACCCGATCACTACTCAGGATTTTTACCCCACACTATTGGAAATGGTAAACCTTGAAGGTGATCCTGGGCAGGTTGCGGCATTTGATGGTATAAGCCTGGTGCCCGTTTTGAAAGATCCGCAGGCTGATTTTAAGCAACGGGAGCTTTATTGGCACTATCCACATTACTATCAGACCACCACGCCCGTGAGCGCTATCCGTCAGGGTGATTGGAAATTGCTGGAGTTTTTAGAGGATAATCATGTGGAATTATACAACCTAAAAGAAAATATAGGGGAAACGATTAATCTTGCAAAATCGAATCCGAAAAAAACGAAAGAGCTTCTACAATTGCTAACCGCTTGGCGAGAAAATGTGAACGCTCCTATGCCGCGGCCTAACCCCGAATACCCCAAAAATAGAAAATAA